In Chrysoperla carnea chromosome 2, inChrCarn1.1, whole genome shotgun sequence, the following proteins share a genomic window:
- the LOC123292922 gene encoding histidine protein methyltransferase 1 homolog, producing MLIVAGSKKNMFKFDFSTSKDEHEKESGKLEIEWLPAQEINPNLVRTNSLIESLEEKDIKRFQSGELEIKYMSTDYAVNRLVFYDEENIILNTEHSHSDLLPGKYEGGLKIWEGTQDLANYLNKEYSSLKDKSVLDLGCGAGILGILACFKNANVVFQDYNSSVINLYTIINVFLNDFNDPEKFAYKFFSGDWESFTTLRENFKKFDMILTSETIYNVDNYEKLHSVFEKTLSENGIIFLAAKSYYFGVGGGTRQFEEFLKKKNIFISEVVWKFTGGVNREILKIFLFEISTTPN from the exons ATGCTAATCGTAGCAGGgtcgaaaaaaaatatgtttaaatttgatttttcaacatctaAGGACGAGCATGAAAAAG AATCAGGAAAACTGGAGATAGAATGGTTACCCGCACAAGAAATAAATCCAAACTTAGTACGAACTAATTCGCTTATTGAATCGTTGGAAGAAAAAGACATTAAAAGGTTTCAGAGTGGTGAATTAGAGATAAAATATATGAGTACAGATTATGCCGTCAATCGTTTAGTATTTTATGATgaggaaaatattatattgaatacaGAGCATAGTCATTCTGATTTACTTCCAGGAAAATATGAAG GTGGTTTAAAAATTTGGGAAGGTACCCAGGATTtagcaaattatttaaataaggaatatagttccttaAAAGATAAATCAGTTCTAGACTTAGGATGTGGTGCAGGAATTTTAGGAATATTAGCATGCTTTAAAAATGCTAATGTTGTTTTCCAAGACTAC AATTcatcagttattaatttatatacaataattaacgttttcttaaatgattttaatgatcCAGAAAAGtttgcttataaatttttttctggcgATTGGGAATCATTTACTACGTtacgtgaaaattttaaaaaattcgatatgaTATTAACTTCAGAAACAATTTACAATGTcgataattatgaaaaattgcaTTCAGTGTTCGAAAAAACTTTATCAGAAAATGGTATTAT ATTTTTAGCTGCCAAATCTTATTATTTTGGTGTAGGCGGTGGTACAAGACAATTTGAAGAATtcctcaaaaagaaaaatattttcatttcagaaGTAGTTTGGAAATTTACTGGTGGAGTGAAtcgtgaaattttaaaaatt tttttatttgaaatctcGACAACACCAaactaa
- the LOC123293362 gene encoding uncharacterized protein LOC123293362 yields MADSNNSDIKSEPEIETLDAVKSEPQKEDEKIEEKSELQDQNCRQSMDEDDIPDNFFDDFSNNEFMDGLNVLDSWDENQKGGVKDEDKNIKSKEEETKDSGKKSEVEKSDQDKSDRGRYNRPSKEKDEGRIKRDYSPKRSPYRRGRSGDRRRVGRYLSRSNSPRRRRSRSRPMNSPPRRGRYCYSPPRNRDISPRPRRRDYSPYKSRSSIERDRSRDRPRRKSPRRSREKPEELRRDPAKTKHDIEKDKDKCLRYKEAKEFEKKIIVAESGLCPPGMEDMIDEINNSSFKSTERDPLTISFGNEKVKEKLSTERDHGKFVQSVKETDWCTLKFSSERKKSPDRNRSDRYRDDRDLRDIIKARLANKERSPPFDKSRISPDKRSRSNHSPINSRYDRGSRRASSPISDDSDREKWLRDYGRSEKRRKRSPFLHELARTLCNTDNKNLNPIPKQPTFNPFNSESVSYNNPPQAMGQYGPPQIFDPNQMPVLQHPMDHPPMPLINNGNFPFQPDVPQPFGQQQFAIPQQPFQQFQPPGPYEGPQPVIQAPPVIQPGPPPFQSFQPVPTPIQQFGNVPPNQVAIGLGRPPPQVYTADLQQGSNTREILSPSLQNLQQPNRNFLNLKDISSKDQQQLSKLFEDKKISLSDFLTVSAKGETVPCNIQEKIKVISRCQDAIKALDTTKKSGRFFPTLIPSSNEHQDTKAQGKWKSPLKKMTIVKFSFTTPNKVKENEVQNNMKRLLATINLREKVITPPPPRIQKSTSISESIPITSQIRPPEKAIIAVKDRHMQTDPYVCNVCEIRNARKFTTTATQTTNLGGLDEATQVTPSDLPAPPPPRGILKNSNYPSLSHLTAAQLREQDELRNQKDSSNSPGSFTSSSSLPRPLFDGPIDNNPEFNQPSKKMRPQFDNSYSDSPVPPFNSFDNNPLQMQNNPWSSSWNDPNLNPNIPMAQNLPSWKQNQVSAPGWKQSMPGSGNIIPPTKPWMSVLTTPPNKRNQNNKRGGFKRKSNNIVDLTN; encoded by the exons atggcgGATTCTAATAATTCTGATATAAAAAGTGAACCTGAGATTGAAACACTTGATGCCGTAAAAAGTGAGCCGCAAAAGGAGgatgaaaaaattgaagaaaaatcagAGCTCCAAGACCAGAATTGTCGCCAGTCAATGGACGAAGATGACATaccagataatttttttgacgatttttcaaataatgaatttatggATGGTTTAAATGTACTGGATAGTTGGGATGAAAATCAAAAAGGAGGTGTAAAGGATGAAGATAAGAATATAAAATCTAAAGAGGAGGAGACTAAGGATAGCGGTAAGAAGTCAGAGGTTGAAAAATCTGATCAAGATAAATCGGACCGTGGTAGGTATAATAGGCCATCAAAAGAAAAAGATGAGGGTCGTATTAAACGTGATTACAGCCCAAAACGAAGTCCTTATCGACGAGGTCGTAGTGGTGATAGAAGGCGTGTAGGTAGATACCTTTCTAGAAGCAACAGTCCTCGTAGGAGACGTAGTAGATCACGTCCGATGAACAGTCCTCCAAGGCGTGGTCGATATTGCTATAGTCCACCGCGTAATCGTGATATTAGTCCCCGCCCCAGGCGTCGAGATTATAGTCCTTATAAGTCACGAAGTAGTATAGAAAGAGATCGAAGCCGAGATCGACCTCGAAGAAAATCTCCACGCCGTTCACGTGAAAAACCTGAAGAACTTAGACGAGATCCAGCTAAAACTAAGCATGACATTGAAAAAGACAAAGATAAATGTTTACGTTACAAAGAGGCCAAAGAATTTGAGAAGAAAATAATTGTCGCTGAAAGTGGTTTGTGTCCACCTGGAATGGAAGATATGATCGatgaaataaacaattcatCGTTTAAATCAACCGAACGTGATCCACTCACAATTAGTTTTGGTAATGAAAAAGtcaaagaaaaattatctaCAGAACGCGATCATGGAAAATTTGTACAGTCGGTCAAAGAAACAGATTGGTGTACTCTAAAATTTAGTTCTGAACGTAAAAAATCACCCGATCGAAATCGAAGTGATCGTTATCGAGATGATAGGGACCTAAGGGATATAATCAAGGCACGTTTGGCTAATAAAGAACGGTCTCCTCCATTCGATAAAAGTAGAATTTCTCCCGATAAACGAAGTAGAAGTAATCATTCGCCAATAAATTCACGCTATGATCGTGGTAGTCGTCGTGCCAGTAGCCCTATTTCCGATGATTCTGATCGTGAAAAATGGCTTCGCGATTATGGTCGTTCGGAAAAACGTCGTAAACGTTCACCATTTCTCCATGAATTAGCACGCACACTTTGTAATacagataacaaaaatttaaatcccaTTCCAAAACAACCCACGTTTAATCCATTTAATAGTGAAAGTGTTTCATATAATAATCCACCACAAGCAATGGGTCAGTATGGACCTCCTCAAATATTTGATCCAAATCAAATGCCAGTGTTACAACATCCAATGGATCATCCACCAATGCCATTAATCAACAATGGAAATTTCCCGTTTCAACCAGATGTTCCACAGCCATTTGGTCAACAACAATTTGCCATTCCACAACAACCGTTTCAGCAATTTCAACCGCCAGGACCGTATGAAGGCCCGCAGCCTGTTATTCAAGCGCCGCCTGTTATACAACCAGGACCACCACCATTTCAATCATTTCAACCAGTTCCAACTCCAATACAACAATTTGGAAATGTTCCACCGAATCAAGTAGCAATTGGATTAGGAAGACCGCCACCACAAGTTTATACCGCTGATCTTCAACAAGGAAGCAACACAAGAGAAATTCTTTCACcatctttacaaaatttacaacaaccaaacagaaattttttgaatttaaaagacATTTCATCAAAAGATCAACAGCAATTgtctaaa CTGTTTGAGGACAAGAAGATAAGCCTTTCTGATTTTCTAACTGTTTCGGCAAAag GCGAAACAGTACCTTgtaatattcaagaaaaaattaaag TTATATCAAGATGCCAAGATGCAATCAAAGCCTTAGACACCACGAAAAAATCTGGACGATTTTTTCCTACATTGATACCATCTTCAAACGAACACCAAGATACTAAAGCACAAGGTAAATGGAAATCGCCATTGAAGAAGATGACAATTGTAAAGTTTTCATTTACAACACCAAATAAGGTGAAAGAAAATGAAGTACAAAACAACATGAAACGGTTGTTAGCTACCATCAATTTACGTGAAAAAGTCATTACTCCACCACCGCCACGTATACAAAAATCAACATCCATCTCTGAATCTATTCCAATTACATCTCAGATTCGACCTCCGGAGAAAGCTATCATTGCGGTTAAAGATAGACATATGCAAACGGATCCGTATGTGTGCAATGTGTGTGAGATACGAAATGCGCGTAAATTTACAACTACGGCCACTCAAACAACTAATTTAGGTGGTTTAGATGAAGCCACACAAGTTACACCTTCCGATTTACCTGCACCTCCACCCCCACGGGGTATCCTTAAAAATTCTAACTATCCTTCATTATCTCATTTAACTGCCGCTCAGTTACGTGAACAAGATGAATTACGTAATCAAAAAGATTCCTCAAATTCACCTGGTTCATTTACGTCATCATCGTCATTGCCTCGGCCATTATTTGACGGACCTATAGATAATAATCCTGAATTTAACCAACCGTCAAAGAAAATGCGTCCTCAGTTTGATAATTCTTATTCGGATAGTCCTGTTCCACCATTTAATTCTTTTGATAATAATCCATTACAAATGCAAAATAATCCCTGGTCATCTTCATGGAATGATCCAAACCTAAATCCTAATATTCCAATGGCTCAGAATTTGCCATCATGGAAACAAAATCAAGTTTCTGCTCCTGGTTGGAAACAATCCATGCCAGGTAGTGGCAATATAATACCCCCAACGAAGCCATGGATGTCCGTACTAACAACACCTCCTAACAAacgtaatcaaaataataaacgtGGCGGTTTTAAACGAAAGTCTAATAATATTGTTGATCtgacaaattaa